A window from Mangifera indica cultivar Alphonso chromosome 2, CATAS_Mindica_2.1, whole genome shotgun sequence encodes these proteins:
- the LOC123206984 gene encoding methanol O-anthraniloyltransferase-like, which produces MASKLSQSFLVTRQAPELIVPSEPTPHEVKKLSDIDDQQGLRFQMPVIFVYRNNHSPAMEVKDPVKVIREALSKALVFYYPLAGRLREGDNRKLMVDCNGQGVLFIEADAKFSLDELDNEIHSPFSRLDELLYNVPGSDGILGCPLLLIQVTRLLCGGFIFALRLNHTMTDAYGLVQFLNAMKEMAQGKQTPSITPVWQRHILSARNPPRITHIHHEYEQLDDSNDTLNTTNPNDLDHKSFFFSFEEISALRNHLPPSLKNSSTFEIIIAFVWKCRATALQLNPDQTVRFSCPASIRGKNNGIQLPKGYYGNTIGIPAACAKAGSLCGSGLGYAVELVKRAKAEMSGEYLKSVADLMVLKGRPRYTNVENFIVSNVTKSGLAEIDFGWGNPVFGGPAGATSMFSFCMKIKRRDGKNGVLIPICLPKWNMVRFEGELKKMIAQGASLASKL; this is translated from the exons ATGGCATCCAAACTTTCCCAATCTTTCTTAGTTACACGGCAAGCCCCGGAGCTCATCGTTCCCTCAGAGCCGACACCCCACGAAGTGAAGAAACTTTCAGATATAGACGACCAACAAGGGTTAAGGTTTCAGATGCCGGTGATATTCGTCTACAGGAATAATCATTCGCCTGCAATGGAAGTGAAAGATCCGGTGAAGGTCATCAGAGAAGCGTTAAGTAAAGCGCTAGTGTTCTATTATCCTTTGGCTGGAAGGCTGAGGGAAGGGGACAATCGGAAGCTTATGGTGGATTGCAACGGCCAAGGGGTTTTGTTCATTGAGGCTGATGCCAAATTCTCACTTGATGAACTTGATAATGAAATCCATTCGCCCTTTTCACGCTTGGATGAGCTTCTGTATAACGTTCCAGGCTCCGATGGCATCCTTGGATGTCCACTGTTGCTTATTCAA GTGACTCGCCTGCTCTGCGGTGGATTCATTTTTGCACTGCGTTTAAACCACACAATGACCGATGCATACGGCTTAGTCCAATTCCTAAACGCCATGAAAGAGATGGCTCAAGGAAAACAAACACCCTCAATAACTCCAGTATGGCAGCGCCACATCTTGAGCGCCAGAAACCCACCACGCATAACACATATCCACCATGAATACGAACAGCTCGACGACTCCAACGACACCCTCAACACCACAAATCCCAACGACCTCGACCACAAATCCTTCTTCTTCAGCTTCGAAGAGATCTCAGCCCTCCGCAACCACCTCCCTCCCAGTCTCAAAAACAGTTCAACATTCGAAATTATAATAGCCTTTGTATGGAAATGTCGGGCGACTGCTCTTCAGCTGAATCCCGATCAGACTGTTCGGTTTTCTTGCCCAGCGAGTATCCGAGGCAAGAACAATGGCATTCAGCTTCCTAAGGGCTATTACGGGAATACCATTGGAATCCCGGCAGCGTGTGCGAAGGCGGGGAGTTTGTGCGGGAGTGGGCTGGGGTATGCGGTGGAGTTGGTGAAGAGGGCGAAGGCGGAGATGAGTGGAGAGTATTTGAAATCAGTGGCGGATTTGATGGTGTTGAAGGGACGACCAAGGTACACGAATGTGGAGAATTTTATAGTGTCCAATGTTACGAAATCGGGGCTTGCAGAGATTGACTTTGGGTGGGGGAATCCAGTGTTTGGTGGGCCGGCGGGAGCTACGTCGATGTTTAGTTTCTGTATGAAGATTAAAAGGAGGGATGGGAAGAATGGGGTTCTGATTCCGATATGCTTGCCAAAATGGAATATGGTGAGGTTTGAGGGAGAGTTGAAGAAGATGATAGCTCAGGGAGCCTCATTAGCATCTAAGCTCTAA